A single genomic interval of Croceibacter atlanticus HTCC2559 harbors:
- the trhO gene encoding oxygen-dependent tRNA uridine(34) hydroxylase TrhO — translation MQLYNKLSAKERAELIDKAGEDRLTLSFYKYAKIGNPEIFRNHLFLAWDQLEVLGRIYVAHEGINAQLSVPAKKFNEFKAFIDDINFLENVRLNIAVEQDAKSFLKLKVKVRPKIVADGLNDTSFDVTNKGVHVDAETFNQLIEDPNTVLVDMRNHYESEIGHFKNAITPDVDTFRDSLDIIEEDLKDHKEDKKLVMYCTGGIRCEKASAYYKHKGFKNVFQLEGGIIEYTRQVNEKALENKFLGKNFVFDHRRSERISDDVISNCHQCGKACDTHVNCANEACHLLFIQCEECSKAMDTCCSTECQDINALPIETQRELRKGSHNSNKIFKKGRSEKLKYKA, via the coding sequence TACAAATACGCCAAAATTGGCAATCCAGAAATTTTTAGAAATCACCTGTTTCTTGCTTGGGACCAACTTGAGGTTCTAGGAAGAATTTATGTTGCTCATGAAGGTATAAATGCGCAATTATCTGTACCAGCAAAAAAATTCAATGAATTTAAAGCTTTTATAGATGATATAAATTTTCTTGAAAATGTGAGGCTTAACATTGCTGTAGAGCAAGATGCTAAATCATTTTTAAAACTTAAAGTTAAGGTGCGTCCTAAAATTGTTGCAGACGGTTTAAATGACACCTCTTTTGATGTAACTAACAAAGGTGTTCACGTAGATGCTGAAACATTTAACCAACTTATTGAAGACCCTAATACGGTGTTGGTTGATATGCGTAACCACTATGAGAGTGAAATTGGTCATTTTAAAAATGCTATCACACCAGATGTAGATACTTTTAGAGACTCTTTAGATATTATTGAAGAAGATCTTAAAGATCATAAAGAAGACAAGAAACTCGTTATGTATTGCACTGGTGGCATACGTTGTGAAAAAGCTAGTGCTTACTATAAGCATAAAGGATTTAAAAACGTATTTCAGCTAGAAGGTGGTATTATAGAGTATACCCGACAGGTAAATGAAAAAGCATTAGAAAATAAGTTTCTTGGTAAGAATTTTGTGTTTGACCATAGGCGAAGTGAGCGTATCTCAGATGATGTCATCTCAAACTGTCACCAATGTGGAAAAGCTTGTGATACTCACGTAAATTGTGCTAATGAGGCTTGCCATTTGTTATTTATACAATGTGAAGAGTGTTCAAAAGCTATGGATACGTGTTGCTCGACAGAATGTCAAGACATTAATGCCTTACCTATTGAGACACAACGTGAATTGCGAAAAGGATCTCATAACAGTAATAAGATTTTTAAGAAGGGACGTTCAGAAAAATTAAAATATAAAGCTTAA